A region of the Kribbella sp. NBC_01245 genome:
CTGCAGACTCACACCCCGAACGCTAACCGCTGCTAACCGACGGGCGCGCCGCGGCACGCAAAGGGCTAGGGTCGGCGCCATGAGCCAGCCGCCTTCCGTCAACTATGCCGCGACCTCCGCGCGGCCCGGTTGGGACGACCTGCCGACCGCTTTGCGGGAAGCGCTGAAGGTTGCCCTGGGCACCGATATCGCTTCGGCCGGTACGTCGGTGGGCTCGGGCTTCACCGGCGGGTTCGCGGCGCCGCTGCGGCTGGCCGATGGGCGCGAGGTGTTCGTCAAGGCCGCGCCGGACGGCCTGCACGCGTACGGCGCGTACCAGCGCGAGGCCGAGATCGTGCCGGTGCTCCCCCGCGCCATTTCCGTACCGCCGATCGTGACGACGGCCCACGCGGTCGAGGACGGCACGGCGTGGTTCGCGGTCGCGGCCGAGCGGATCGACGGCCGGATGCCGGGCACGCCTTGGAGTCCGGCGGACTTCGCGCTCGTCACGGCCAATTGCGAGGTGATGGCGGCGGCGCTCACGCCCAGTCCATTGCCGGGGCTTGAGTCGATCGTCGAGGACATCGACGGCGGCGGCTTCCCGATCGACCAGTTCGCCAAGTTGCTGGCGGGTGACGACGAGATGCCGACCGGGTTCCAGCCCTGGCTGCCACAACGCCTCGCCGAGCTCGTCGACCTCGTCGCGCTCTATCCCGAGGCGCTCGCGGGCGCTTCGGCGATGCACAGCGACTTGCGGCCCGACAACCTGCTACTCGATCAGGTCGGCACTTGCTGGACGGTCGACTGGAACTGGCTGGCACTCGGACCGGCGTGGGGCGACTGGGTCGGCCTGCTGCCACTCGCGCACCACCACGGCATCGACACCACGTCGGCCGTGGCGAAGAGCCCGCTGACCTCCGACGTACCGCCTGAGCATCTCGACTGCTGGGTCGCCGCCATCGCGTCGTACATGCTGGTCAACCTCGATGCACCGCCACCAACAGGTTGTACGCCGGAACTGCGGCGGCACCAGCGGCTGATGGGCTGGACATTCCTCGAGTGGCTGGCGGTACGACGCGGCTGGTGAGCGCCCAACGTGACGTGACGTCGATGACCGGCGATCGGAGAGACGGCGCGGCGGCTTCGGTCGCTCGTGACGACCTCTGACCACAGACGTGAGGTGGCGGCCGCGAGCCGCCGCGCCAGGCCGCGCTAGGCGGCTATCCGGAGAGGTACGACGTCGGCGATGGCCGCCGCCAGCTCGCGGCCCTTGGTCACGAAGTGCTGCCTGAAATAGCGCTCATGCTCGTCGTGCTCGTGGAAGTGGTGCGGAGTGAGGACCGCCGAGAAGACCGGCATGTCGGTCTCAAGCTGCACCCGCATCAAAGCGTCGACCACGGTGGCGGCCACGAAGTCGTGCCGGTAGATGCCTCCGTTGACGACGAAGGCGCAAGCCGCGACGGCGTCGTACTCCCCAGACTGTAAGAGCCGACGGGCACGTAGCGGGATCTCGAAGGCGCCGGGTACCTCGACCACGTCGAGGTCGTACCCCAGCTCGGTGAGACGAGCGGTGCACGCCTCGACGGCGCCGTCGACGATGTCGGCGTGCCAGCGGGCGGCGATGATGGCGATGCGGCGTACGGGTGACTGCGTCATGTGTTCCTCCTACTCGCGTCGTCACCCAGGGCGTGTCGACACGAACGAAGGCAGGCAGCACCGTCGTACGAGCCGCGTTCTCTTCCATCCGGACTGTGACCGTCGGCTCCGGAGTCGCACCGGATCTGCTGTCCCCGCCGTTAGGCGAGCGCTCGCGGGCTGGTCGACCCCGGATCGGCCGGGAGCAACATCACCGCCGGTGGGGAGTTCCACCCCGCCCTGAGAACGTTGTCAGGGCGACGCTAGCGCAAAGTCTTTTGAAAAGACCTGTCCGGCTTCGCCGAGTGGCTGGCGGTACGGCGCGGCTGACCTAACGTGGGGGTATGAGCAAAGGTCCGACCACGCGGGTGAAGGTCGAAATCCTGGATGGCGCCAAGCTGTCCCGGCGCGAGGACGCGGTCGTCACGGAGGAACCACTCGAGCTTCGGCTGGAATGGCCCGGGCGTCCGGCCGAGCCGCTGGTGGTGACGATGCGCACGCCCGGGTCCGACTTCGAGCTGGCTGCCGGGTTCTGCCTTAACGAAGGCTTCAGCGCCAGGCCGCAGACCGTTGCCTATTGCACGGATATCCGGCTCAGTCGGGAGCAGCAGTTCAACACGGTGACGGTCTCGCTTGATGGGCCGCCCGATCGCGAACCCGTCAGCCGGTACGGCGTGACGTCCGCGGCGTGCGGGGTTTGCGGCCAGCAGAGCCTGGAAGAACTCGCCGAACGCGACTACGCCCCGGTGGACGACGTACACGTTGATGCCGAGCTCGTACGGCGCCTGCCGGATTTGTTGCGCGAGGCTCAGCCGACGTTCGGGCGGACTGGTGGTCTGCATGCGGCCGGGCTGTTCACGGTCGAGGGCGAGCGGGTGGTGGTGCGCGAGGACGTGGGGCGGCATAACGCGGTCGACAAGGTGGTCGGCTGGACCGTGCTGAACGAGCGATCGCGGGCCGGCCAGGTCCTCGTGGTGAGTGGGCGGGCGGGGTACGAGATCGTCCAGAAGGCGGTCGCGGCCGGGATCGGCATGGTGGTCGCTGTCGGAGCGCCGTCCAGCCTCGCGGTCGACCTGGCCAAACGCTTCCACGTCACGCTGGCCGGTTTCGTCCGCGGCGAGCGCTGCGTCATCTACAACCGCCCAGACCGGATCCTCTCGTGACCCATCCGCCGGGCTATTACCTTCTTTTGCCTTCTTTTGGCTTCTTTTGCCGCGAGTGGTCGCGTCTGGTTCGCTCGGCGGATTGGACCAGATGTGACCGCTCGCGGCAAAAGAAGAGAGAGTCGGCCCATCCGCTGGGGGCGGCGCTCCGAACAACCGTCGACCTGATGGACTTGGAGCAGAGGATCAACCGTGAGCGACGACTCGACGGCGTTGCCCTGGCCGCTGATGGTGAGCGCCGGTAGTACGCCGGCGGACGCCCCCGCCGACCTGATGGCCCGGGTCGCCCGGGGTGATACAGCCGCCTTCGCGAGCCTGTACGACGCCTTCGCGCCGCGGGTCTACGGGCTGATCCGGAGGGTGCTGCGCAATCCGGCCCAGTCTGAGGAGGTCACCCAGGAGGTGATGGTCGAGGTCTGGCGGACGGCCGCGCGGTACGACGGACAGCGTGGTTCGGTCGCCTCGTGGATGCTGACGATGGCGCATCGGCGGGCGATCGACCGGGTCCGCTCGGAGCAGTCGGCCAGCGACCGGGATCAGGCGGTCGCCGCGGCATCCGGCGCTACGGCGTACGACGAGGTGGCAGAGGCGGTGACGACCAGCTTGGAGGCTGAGCAGGTCCGGCATTGCCTGGGTTCGTTGACCGATCTGCAGCGCGAATCGGTGACCCTGGCCTATTACGGCGGATACTCGTATCGGGAAGTCGCGGAGTTGCTCGATGCCAAACTCGCGACGATCAAAGCACGCATGCGCGACGGCCTGATCCGGCTACGCGACTGCCTTGGCGTGGAGGCGAGGTGACGACCATGCCGACCCCAGATGTTCACACGCTAACCGGCCCGTACGTCCTGAACGCACTACCCGAAGACGAGCGAACCGGCTTCGAAGAACACCTCGCCAGCTGCCCCTCCTGCACCGCCGAGGTGGCAAGCCTGCGCGAGGCCACCGCACGCCTCGGCCAACCAGTCGCCGAACCCCCGCCACCTTTCCTAAAGGCACGCGTACTCGCCCAAATCGCCAACACCCGCCAACTACCACCAACTATCCGCCCACCCGCCGCTCCGCACGCGCCTGCCGACGGGGACGTGCCCGCCGGTGGACAGGCGCCCGCCGGTGGTGAGACGGCTGGCGCTGGGAAGGCGCCCGCCGCTGGGCACACGCCTGCCACTGGGCACACGCCCGCCGCTGGGCACACGCCCGCCGGTGAGCAGGCACCCGCCGCTGGGCACACGCCTGCCGGTGGGCAGGCGACTGCCGGTGGAGAAACGGCTGGCGCCTGGGAGACGGTTGGCGCTGGGGAGACGGCTGACGGTGGGGAGGCGGCTGGCCGTGGGCCGGCGGCTGGCGGTGGGCAGGCCGCCGGCGCTGCGTGGGCGGATGGCGGGCCTCGGCGGTGGAGTCGGCGGTCGTTCTTCGCGCTTGCGGCGAGTGCTGCCACGGTGGTGGGAGTTGGCGGTGTCGCTTTCGACCAGTACCGGGACAACCAGCGCATCCAGCGGGAGAACCAGCAACTCGCCGCCCTCCTCGCCCAGCCCGACGCGAAAACCGTCCGCGGCAATCTGACCGGCGGCGGCCAGGCCACCGTGGTGATGTCGGCTCGCCAGGACACCGCGATCGTCCTGCTCCACGGCCTGCGGCGCCTGCCCGACGACCGCACCTACCAACTCTGGCTGATGGACAAGTCCCAGACGCCGCATTCGGTAGGCCTGGCGAATTCCGGCAGCGCCGACCAGACCCACTTCATCAACGGCGGCGTCGCCGACAAGGTCCTCTTCGGCATCACCATCGAACCCAAAGGCGGCTCCCCCACCCCCCACTTCCCCGCAGCCGCCCTCATCCCAATGGCCTAACCCACCTCCTGTTCATCGGTCCCTCGTGACCAGGCGTGTCCCGTTCATCGGTCCCTTGTTGCGTTGATTCGTCTGCATCCGCTCGCCCCAACCGCGGCGGGTTCGCGTGAAAGCGGGCGTGGGCGGGCGGATTCGGACGAATCAACGTTAATCGCCAGCCCGGCATCAACTATTCGGCCGGGTTCTTTTGGGCCCCCGGCGCGGCAGTTCGGCGCGGGGCAACCCGGGGCGGCGGTGCGGGGCGGCTCTGGCGTGGAGGGTGGTTACGGTTCGAGGCGGATGAAGGTGGCGCGGGGGACGTATTCGTAGCGTTCGGGCATGCAGGTGAGGATGATGACCTGGCCGTGGTCGCCGGCGCGGCCGAGTAGGGCGCCCATGTCGCGGAGGCGGCCCTTGTCGGACCAGCCGAGGGCGTCGTCGAAGATGACCGGGACGCTGCCTTCGCCGGTGCTGACCAGGTGGCTGATCGCGAGGCGCGTGATGATGGCGAGCTGCTCGCGGGCACCCGTCGAGAGGGCGTCGACGTTCAGGCGCACCCCGTCCAGCTCGCGCTCCGAAACGGCCAGGTCGTCGTCGAGGGTGACTCGGAACGAAGGACCGTAGACCCCACGCCCGAGCGCCTCGATCCTGCTCTGCAAGGGATCCGAGTACCGGCTTTGCGCCTCGGCCCGATGCCGGCCAAGCGTCTCGTGGACCCGGAACGCCGCCTCGGCACGCCGGTTCAACGCCTCCCACACATCGCGAACAGACGCCAGCTCCAGCTCGGCCGTATCCAGGCGCGTGGCAAGCCCATCCCGTCCAGACTGCTCCAACCGGCCTTCCGTCGTACGAAGGCTGTCCCGCAAAGTGTCCCGCTCCGCCTGCAACCGCGCGGCCACGGATAACGCGTCGTCCAGCAATCCGGCGACCTCGTCAGCGCCAACCGCGTCCGCCTGGTCCTGCACGGACGTGAGCTCCAGCAGCAAGGCCTCGACTTCAGCCAACGCCTCCGCCTCGCGCGCCTCGGCGTCTTCGTCCGACGCCTCGACCCGAGCGGCCGCGAGAGCATCCGTCGCCGCCGCCAACCGCTCGACCGCCAACTCGCTGCGGGCACGAACCTGCGCGGCCTCGGCCCGATCCGCGTCCGCGGCCTTACGAGCCTGTACGGCGGTGAACTCGGCGTCGGCCACCAACCGCTCGGCCTGCGCCAACTCCGCCCGGGCCTCCTCCAACGCCTCCTGCGCTGCCTCGACCCGCGCGCCATCGCCCGCGACAGCCGCCAGCAACTCGGCCGGATCAACCGACGAGTCTTCAATAGCCGAATCCAGATCGTCGAAAAGCCCTTCGAACAAGGACATCTGGCCCGGCACACCCTCAACGGCCTTACCACCAGCCGGCGACGCCGAAGGCTCGGGCTCTTCCTCCTCACCCCCCGGCACGATCCCAAGGCGTGCCGACAACAACGCGATCCGCTCAGCCGGGTCACCGCCGGCGGTCAAAGACCTCTCGGTACGACGCGCCTCCTGCAGCTCAGCCGATGCCGTATCACCCCGCCGCAGCATCTCCCGCGCGTCAGCCAGATCACGCACACCCGCCCGCCCAAGGAGATCGCGCTCCCGGCGAACCGCCTCGTCCAACCCGGCTCGCAGCGTGGCAGCCTCACCACCCGCACGCACGGTCAACGACAGCTGCCCGGGCACGGTGACGGTCAACTCACCCGACACCAGCAGCTGCGCAGCACCACCATCCCCAAGCTCACCCGGCATAGAACCAGCGCCGGCGTCGACCCCCGATCCCGCAAGCTCAACCGAAGCCGACCCCAACCGTCGTACGTCGACCTCGGGCACTCCCGCAGCGAGCGCGGCGCGGGCCTCGACCACCCGGGCGCGCGCATCCTCCAGAGCCGTGACGGCGTCGTCGTCGATCCGGATCCCGTCGAGCACGCTCGTCGCGGTGGCGATCCGGGCGCGGACGTCGGCCAGCTCGGTCTGCTGGCCGACGAGTCGCTCCAGCTCGGACCGGTCGGTCAACTCGGACAGCAACTGCTCGGCCTGCTGCACCGACTCGCGCCGGAAGTCCTTTAGTTCAACGGCATCCGCGAGCACGGCCTCGGCATCGCGAACCGCCTCGGCCGCCTTGCGCGCGACCGTCTCGGTCTCGGCGCGCAGCGTTGCCAGCTCCGCCTCGGCCTCGGTCAACCGCTCGACCTCGCCCGTCAACCGCTCGCGTTCGCGCCGGATCCGGGTGTGGTTGTCCAACCGCGCACGAGCCAACGACGCCCGATCGCGAGCCGAATCGCGGCGCAGCAGGATCTCGTCCGTCGTACGCTTCCGCTCGCGCAAGACCTCGACCTCGCGCAAGTGATCCGCCAGCCGAACGCTCAGGTCGTCCAGCTCGTCGGCAAGACGCTCGGCCTTGCGTACGTCGGCGGCCACCTCGTCCATCGCCTTCGCGGCCCGGGTCGCGAGCTCCTGCGCGGTCGCGACGGCCTGCGCGGAACGGGCGAACTCCCCCGTCGGCTTGCCGCCCTTGGTCCAATAACGCAGGTACTCCTGCTCGACCGCGATGACCAGTGGCATCGAGGCGCCATCCACCGGCGTCCCGGACTCGGCGTTGACGGCGGCGATCAGCGGCTCGGCGTCGGCGGGCGTTGGCTGCACGAGCGACTGGCCCTGGCTCACCATCAGCGTCTGCCAGAGCACGGGATCGACGTGCTGGTTGAAGATCCGCTCGGCCTCGTTATGCGCCTCGCGACCGGTCCAGTCTCGCTTGCGGCCGTCGGCACCCGTCACGGACAGCTCGGTGGAACGACCCTTCAGCCAGCGCTTGAGATAGCGCATCCGCAACGGCCCGAACGAGACCTCGGCCGTCACCTCGGGCCCGACGTCCTGGCCGACGGGCTGGATGTCCCTGATCCGGGTCGACTTCGAGTCGTCGGGCAGCTCGAAGATCAGCGCGAAGGCTTCGACCAGGCTCGACTTGCCGATCTCGTTGTCGCCGATGACGACCGTCGTACCGTCTGCGGGCAGTTCGACCGTACGGTCCTTCACCCCGCGGAAATCGCGCAGGGTCAGTTTGTGCAACCTCATCCGGCATCCCGCGCCAGCCGGTGCATCAGCGTGAGGGCCGCCCCGGCAGTCTCGTCGCCACCCGCCAGGGCCTGCCGCAGCTCCTCCATCGCCGCACGGGCCGGACCGCTCAACTGCAGCATGTCCAGATCACCGGCCTCCGGCGCAGGCTGCACGGTCCAGAACTTCACCCATCGCTCGACGCTCGCGAAAACCTCGCCCTGCGCGTCGACCATCGCGTCGAGCCGGCTGAGCAGGGGCAAGGCCAGCGAACCGCGCGCGGCAAGCCGGACGTACGTCCGCTCCTTGTCCGGCAATTCGGCGAACCAGTCCTCCAGGGCGGTGAGCGACTCCTCGTCGTCCAGCTCGGCGTGGTGCTCGACCATGTGCCAGGCGCCGACCCGGACCGGCTCGACGGAGATGGCATCTTCCACGGGATCGAGCGTCACGGCCAAGACGTTGCCCGGCTCGAGCTCCTCGGGCGAGGTGACTTCCTGCGTGCCCGAATACCAGATGCGGTCGGTGACGCGGATCATCGAATGGCGGTCGCCAAGGCCGACGTACCGCGCCTTGCCTTCCGCGACAGCGGCCTCGAGGGCTGCCTGATTGATGGTCGGTACGTCGGAGAGGCCGCCGCTCAGGCTGACGAGTTGTCCGTGCGCGAGCAGAATCCGGGTCTTGCCGTCGGCCGGGAGATCCTCGTAACCGGGCGCGGCCGGATCGCTCACGGGCCGACGAGAACGCCAAGGGGCGCCGACGATCTCGACCCCGGGCACCACCTCGAACGGCTCGGAGCTGGTCAAAACCGTCACGTGCGACGGGGCATGGCCGGTCCATTGCGCGGACGTCCAGAGCGAACCGGGCTCGAGGGCGTCGTGGTTGCCCGGGAGCAGCACCACCGGCACCTCGATCCGCTTCAGCGCCTCGCACGCGCGCAGGATCGTCTGCCGCTCGACCTGGTTGTGCTCGAACACGTCACCGGTGACCACCACGAATGCCGCGCCGGTGGTCTTGGCGACCTCGCCGATCCGAACGATCGCGTCCAGGCGTGCCTGAGCGAACCGGGCCTGCCCATCCGGGCCCAGGAACCGGCGCATCATGCCGAGCTGCCAGTCGGAGCTGTGCAGGAAGGTGATCGAGTCGTTCATCGCGGGACAGACGCTAACCCGTGCCACCGACAGAATCCGCGTTGGCACGCCCAGCACCGGGAGATCGACCGCACTCCGAACGCGTTCGTGCCAGGATCAAACCCATGGAGTGGTACGTCGAGACCGAGCGCCTCGCGATGCGCCAGTTCACCCTGGCCGACGTGGAGCTGCTGGTCGACCTGGATTCCGACGTCGAGGTGATGCGCTACCTGACGGGTCAGCCGACACCGCGCGAGCAGATCGCCGACCAGGATCTGCCCGCCATCCTCGCGACGTACGACAGTCATCCCGGCCTCGGCAAATGGGCCGCGTACGAGCGGACGACCGGCCGGTTCATCGGCTGGTTCTCGCTCGATCCGGGCCTGCCGGGTGAGGCCGAGCTCGGGTACCGCCTGCGCCGCGACGCCTGGGGATTCGGGTATGCCGGCGAAGGCGCGATCGCCCTGGTTCGCAAGGGTTTCGCCGAGCTCGGGCTGACCCGGATCAACGCGATCACCATGGCCGTCAACACCGGCTCCCGCAAGGTGATGCAAAAGGCCGGCCTCCGTTTCGTACGACTCTTCCATGAACACTTCGACGACCCCCTCCCCGGCACCGAACACGGCGAAGTCGAATACGAAATCACCCGCTGACTTTCTTTTGCGTTCATTCGTCGGAATCCGCCCTCCCATGCGCGCTGACCTGTACCGGTCCGCTGTGGTTGGAGGGCGGATTCCGACGAATGAACGCAAAAGAAAGGGCCTCAGTCGGTGAGGGCGCGCCAGGTGTGGAGGGCGGCGTGCAGGACGTCGGGGGTTTCCTCGCCGAGCCAGGACGGGTCGATCTCGTCGGCGGTGAAGAACGCGGCACCGGGTCCGACCTTGGCCGGGTCGACCGCGCCGAGGTAGAGCACGGCGTACGACTCCTCGACGTTCGTGCCGCGGATCGGCTTGGTACGACGGAACGCGAAGGCCAACGGCGAGACCAACTCGGCGCCGGTCCCCTCCCGCACACCCCGCAGAGCCGTTTCGGCACCCGTCTCGCGCTTGCCCTTGGCGCCACCCGGCAGCGTCCAGGTCTCGGCGCCGGCGTTCACCAGGACCAGCCGCGCGTCCCGGTCGAAGCCGAAGGCAAATGCCTCCACAACCCTTGTTTCCAAGGGCATCTCGTCCGACACCACCGTCTCGATCTCGAATGAGGCCTTACCCGACTCCCGGGTCTTCCGCTCCACGACAAGCTCAACCATGGCGGAGATTATGGAGTACGCCGATCACACGCCGTCACCCGGGCAACCCATACGGTTGACCGGCCGGAGTACATGGCAGGATGGCGTGGTGCCTGAGAGCGACGAGCGGCCGTTTGCCGTGTTGGACATTGACGCGACGTTGTCGGATACCCGGCACCGGATGCACTTCATCGACAAGCGGCCCAAGGACTGGGACGGCTTCTTCGCCGCCGGCAAGGACGACGCCGTACTGCCCGAGGGCCTTACCGTCGCCACGTCACTCGCCCGTGCGCACGACATCATCTACTTGACCGGCCGGCCCGAGCGGATCCGCAAGGACACCCTCGACTGGCTGAAGCAGTACCGCTTCCCGCCCGGACGCCTGCTGATGCGCGGCAACGCCGACCGCCGTCCGTCCGCCACGATGAAGCTCGAGAAGCTGGCCAAACTCGCCACCGAGCGCAAGATCGCCGTACTCGTCGATGACGATGTGGCCGTCGTCCGTGCCGCCGAGAAGGCCGGTTATCCGGTCCTGCACGCGGACTGGGCCCTCGACGAGGAAACCCAGCCCACGCTCTTCGAGGCGCAGGAAACCGAAGGCCGTACCTGAGTCAGCTAGTCGGCGTCGATGAGCTGCATCCGCTCCTCGCGCTGGCGGGTGAGCAGGTAGGCGGCGCCGGCCGCGATCAGGGCGCCGGCCAGGAAGCCGGGAATCGCCCAGGTCCACTCGTTTGAGCGGCTCGCCGGGGCCGTCGTTGCCACCGGGGTGACCGTCTCTTCGGCTACCGGGATGACCTCGTCCTCCGGCAGCGGGTTCTGGGGATCGACGTGGGATACCCCGGGGACCACCGGATGTTTGAAGACGCCGAGCGACTTGATGACGTCCAGTACGGCGGAGCCGGAGCCCTTGTGCCAGGTTTCGTCGTCAGTCAACTCGCCCGAATTCGCGATGTTCCGCGTCGAGATCCACGGGCCACCCGGCGCGTTCGGGTAGATCTCATCGACGCGCCAGGCCCTGATGTCGTGGAGGTACCAGATGACCCGGATCAGCTCTCCCTGAGCGTGCGAGTCATCCGCCCCGGCGACCGCGCCCTGCACGCGGAGGACCCGTTCGAGGCGCGAATAGTCGGGGTTGGAGTAGATGAACCCCAAGGCCAGGCCGCGATCGGGCGCGACCAGCATGGCACTCGTCGGCCCACCGGCCGCGGCCGGTCCCGCACCGGAGACCATCAACGCCAGCAACACCACCAGGCCTGCGGCGACACGGCGAAACACGGACATAGCGGACTTCCTCTCACTCGGCATACCCCTGGTACACCGCCCGCCGCCCGCCGGTTCCGTTCACCCGGCCCGGCGAATCGGTTCGAGCGCGAGGGCTCAGCCAGTGGAGTCCGCGATCGCGAGGGCCCGGTCCTTCGTGAGGGCGCCTTCGAGGCGGAAGGTCCGGGTCTCGGTCTTCCACACCAGCGTCCGTCCGGCCGTACGCGGCGGCTCCATGTGCGCCTGCCCGACCGAGTCGACGACATGCAACTCGTGCGGCGTCTCGAACCAGAACCCCTTCCGGGTCAGCTCGAACGTCCCATGCAACTGCTTCTCGAAGTACGGCGAGAGCCGATCCTCCAACTGGTCAAGGCGAATCGTCTTCTCGCCCGAACCCCAGCTCATCGACACCACCCGCCGATCCGCGGACACCTCGATCCCGTCCGGCTTGCCGAGCGCCGTCGGCACCAACGGCGCGAATCCAGCCAGTTTCCCGGCCTCCGCCAAGGTCACCCCGGTCCCGGCCGTCGGTGGCGGCGACGCTTCCGAAGGCCCTGGCCCAGGCATCGGCCGTACGACCACTCCCCCAATCCCGAACCAGTCAGCCACAGTCGCCCGCACCGGCGGCACCGCCAACAGCCCGGCCAGTACGACAACCACAACCGCAACCACCTTGCGCCACCCCCGCCAAACCCAGCCCGCCCACAACGAGCGCAGCCGCGCCCAACGCGACGCCTTGCCAGGTTCTACAAGCGCGACCCGATCCAGAACAGCAGCCGTCAGCCCGGGAGCCACGTCCGGAGAAGGAATGGACCGCCCAAGCGCACGCAATTCCTCAACCAGCATTTCGTCGTCCATCCCCCACCTCCTTCCCAGCGTCATTCCCGCCATCGGCCTTCCCAGCCCCGGACCTGCCGGCGTCGGACTTCCCCGCGTCGAGCTTCCCGGCTACCGGGTGATCGCCCAGCTGGACGCGCAGTTTCGCGAGCGCGCGCGACAACCGGGACTTCACCGTCCCGCGCGGCCAACCGAGCACCTCGGCCGTCTCCTGTTCGTCGAGATCGAGCAGATAGCGGCACGTCACCACCTTGCGATGGTCGTCCGACAATCGCCGGATCGCCGCCAGCAACTCCGCTCGCCGCTCCGCCGACAACGCCTGCACCGAAGGATCCAGCTCAACCGCATCAACCTCCGGCCAAGCCGCCTCACGCCGCGTCCGCCGTACCCGAGAACGATGCAAGTTCTTCGTCTCATTAGCGACAATCCGCAACAACCAAGGCCGAAACGCCGCCCCATCCCGGAACCCGCCCAACCCGCGATACGCCTTCACAAACGCCTCTTGTACGACGTCATCCGCGTCCGCCCCCGCACCCAGCAGCACGGCAGTCCGCTGCGCGATCGGGGCATGCCAACGCACCAGCTCCGCATACGCCCCGGTATCCCCGGCCCGCACCCGCGCCAGCACGCCGCCCTCATCCGCAACGCCCTCGATCCCACACCTCCTGAACGCGCTCTCCCCCTACATACACCACCCCCACCCCTCGGGTTCCCACTTCATCGGTCCCTAGCAACACGGCGTGTCGGCGTTCATCGGCCCCTTGTGACCACGCGCGCTGCCGGGGCGATCCCGCGCGAGTCGTCCTTCACTTTGCATTCATTCGTCGGAATCCGCCCTCTGGCCACAGCGGTCCGGTGCGGGGTCGGCCGCAGGTGAGGGCGGATTCCGACGAATGAATGCAAAGTGAGATAGCCCGCGCCTTTGGTCACAAGGGGCCGATGAGCGGCGACACGCGTGGGCGCGAGGGGCCGATGGAGGGGAAAACCTCCGGACGTGGGGGTGGGGATGGCTTAGGGTCGGCGTGTGCCTGAGGTTGATGCTTCTTTCCTAGCCCTGCCCCGTCGTGAGTTGGCCGATGCCGCGTTGCATCGGGCCAAGGATCTGGGGGCCAGTTATGCCGAGTTCCGGCTCGAGCGGATCCGGACCGAGTCGATCGCGTTGCGGGATGGCGTGCTCGAGGGTGCCCGCGATGACGAGGACCTCGGCATCGCCGTACGCGTCATCCACGACGGGACCTGGGGGTTCGCCGCGGGCGTCGCGCTGACGAACGACGAGGCGGTCCGCCTAGCCGAGGCGGCGGTGAATATCGCGCAGGTCTCGCGCGCGATCAACACCGAGCCGATCGAGCTGGCCGACGAGCCGACGTACGACGACGTGCAGTGGACCTCGTCGTACGAGATCGATCCGCTCAGCCTGCCGCGCGCCGAAAAGGTCGCGCTACTCACGGACTACAGCAAGCGCCTGCTCGACGCGCCCGGCGTGACCCACGTCGACGCCCGCGTCACGAGCGTCAGCGAGTGCAAGTACTTCGCGAACTCCGAAGGCACCTCCACCACCCAGCAGCGCGTCCGCGTTGGCCCGCAACTCGAGGCCTTCGCGATCGACTCCGAGGCCGGCCGGTTCGACTCGATGCGGACGT
Encoded here:
- a CDS encoding AAA family ATPase, with translation MRLHKLTLRDFRGVKDRTVELPADGTTVVIGDNEIGKSSLVEAFALIFELPDDSKSTRIRDIQPVGQDVGPEVTAEVSFGPLRMRYLKRWLKGRSTELSVTGADGRKRDWTGREAHNEAERIFNQHVDPVLWQTLMVSQGQSLVQPTPADAEPLIAAVNAESGTPVDGASMPLVIAVEQEYLRYWTKGGKPTGEFARSAQAVATAQELATRAAKAMDEVAADVRKAERLADELDDLSVRLADHLREVEVLRERKRTTDEILLRRDSARDRASLARARLDNHTRIRRERERLTGEVERLTEAEAELATLRAETETVARKAAEAVRDAEAVLADAVELKDFRRESVQQAEQLLSELTDRSELERLVGQQTELADVRARIATATSVLDGIRIDDDAVTALEDARARVVEARAALAAGVPEVDVRRLGSASVELAGSGVDAGAGSMPGELGDGGAAQLLVSGELTVTVPGQLSLTVRAGGEAATLRAGLDEAVRRERDLLGRAGVRDLADAREMLRRGDTASAELQEARRTERSLTAGGDPAERIALLSARLGIVPGGEEEEPEPSASPAGGKAVEGVPGQMSLFEGLFDDLDSAIEDSSVDPAELLAAVAGDGARVEAAQEALEEARAELAQAERLVADAEFTAVQARKAADADRAEAAQVRARSELAVERLAAATDALAAARVEASDEDAEAREAEALAEVEALLLELTSVQDQADAVGADEVAGLLDDALSVAARLQAERDTLRDSLRTTEGRLEQSGRDGLATRLDTAELELASVRDVWEALNRRAEAAFRVHETLGRHRAEAQSRYSDPLQSRIEALGRGVYGPSFRVTLDDDLAVSERELDGVRLNVDALSTGAREQLAIITRLAISHLVSTGEGSVPVIFDDALGWSDKGRLRDMGALLGRAGDHGQVIILTCMPERYEYVPRATFIRLEP
- a CDS encoding metallophosphoesterase family protein, translated to MNDSITFLHSSDWQLGMMRRFLGPDGQARFAQARLDAIVRIGEVAKTTGAAFVVVTGDVFEHNQVERQTILRACEALKRIEVPVVLLPGNHDALEPGSLWTSAQWTGHAPSHVTVLTSSEPFEVVPGVEIVGAPWRSRRPVSDPAAPGYEDLPADGKTRILLAHGQLVSLSGGLSDVPTINQAALEAAVAEGKARYVGLGDRHSMIRVTDRIWYSGTQEVTSPEELEPGNVLAVTLDPVEDAISVEPVRVGAWHMVEHHAELDDEESLTALEDWFAELPDKERTYVRLAARGSLALPLLSRLDAMVDAQGEVFASVERWVKFWTVQPAPEAGDLDMLQLSGPARAAMEELRQALAGGDETAGAALTLMHRLARDAG
- a CDS encoding GNAT family N-acetyltransferase, which translates into the protein MEWYVETERLAMRQFTLADVELLVDLDSDVEVMRYLTGQPTPREQIADQDLPAILATYDSHPGLGKWAAYERTTGRFIGWFSLDPGLPGEAELGYRLRRDAWGFGYAGEGAIALVRKGFAELGLTRINAITMAVNTGSRKVMQKAGLRFVRLFHEHFDDPLPGTEHGEVEYEITR
- a CDS encoding NUDIX domain-containing protein, which codes for MVELVVERKTRESGKASFEIETVVSDEMPLETRVVEAFAFGFDRDARLVLVNAGAETWTLPGGAKGKRETGAETALRGVREGTGAELVSPLAFAFRRTKPIRGTNVEESYAVLYLGAVDPAKVGPGAAFFTADEIDPSWLGEETPDVLHAALHTWRALTD
- a CDS encoding phosphatase domain-containing protein, encoding MPESDERPFAVLDIDATLSDTRHRMHFIDKRPKDWDGFFAAGKDDAVLPEGLTVATSLARAHDIIYLTGRPERIRKDTLDWLKQYRFPPGRLLMRGNADRRPSATMKLEKLAKLATERKIAVLVDDDVAVVRAAEKAGYPVLHADWALDEETQPTLFEAQETEGRT
- a CDS encoding RNA polymerase sigma factor, which encodes MLARVRAGDTGAYAELVRWHAPIAQRTAVLLGAGADADDVVQEAFVKAYRGLGGFRDGAAFRPWLLRIVANETKNLHRSRVRRTRREAAWPEVDAVELDPSVQALSAERRAELLAAIRRLSDDHRKVVTCRYLLDLDEQETAEVLGWPRGTVKSRLSRALAKLRVQLGDHPVAGKLDAGKSDAGRSGAGKADGGNDAGKEVGDGRRNAG